One window of Treponema denticola genomic DNA carries:
- the tsaD gene encoding tRNA (adenosine(37)-N6)-threonylcarbamoyltransferase complex transferase subunit TsaD produces the protein MKILGIESSCDETAAAVVEDGNKILSNIVATQIPFHKMYNGVVPEIASRKHTEWILPVVKQALAEAGLSLEEIDGIAATGRPGLMGSLLVGLTFAKTLAWASNKPFIAVNHMLGHLYASHLENDIPYPYLGLLVSGGHSIICKVNNFDDIEVLGTTIDDAPGEAFDKVAKFYNLGYPGGAVIDKLAKNGNPKAANFPMPIIHKEGHKYDVSYSGLKTAVINQIDQFWNKDFEKTPENIAAAFQTRAVKILLKPLLDASIDTGLKTIVAGGGVAANSLLREKLAEHKELKCIFPSLKFCTDNAAMIAGLGYHYLKRGDRTPFTVEASARVEGFSKKGRQ, from the coding sequence ATGAAGATATTAGGAATAGAAAGTTCTTGCGATGAAACTGCGGCGGCAGTCGTCGAGGACGGAAATAAAATTTTAAGCAATATTGTTGCAACACAAATTCCTTTTCATAAAATGTATAACGGTGTCGTTCCCGAAATAGCAAGCCGAAAACATACCGAATGGATTTTGCCCGTTGTTAAACAGGCCTTAGCCGAAGCAGGTCTGAGCCTCGAAGAAATAGACGGCATCGCCGCCACCGGAAGGCCGGGTCTCATGGGTTCCCTTTTAGTGGGGCTTACCTTTGCAAAAACCCTTGCATGGGCTTCAAATAAGCCCTTTATTGCCGTAAATCACATGCTGGGACATCTATATGCAAGCCATCTGGAAAATGATATCCCCTACCCATATCTGGGGCTTTTAGTTTCAGGCGGGCACTCGATTATCTGCAAGGTAAATAACTTTGATGACATCGAAGTCCTAGGTACCACAATCGACGATGCTCCGGGGGAAGCCTTTGACAAGGTTGCAAAGTTTTATAATCTGGGATATCCGGGAGGAGCCGTAATCGACAAACTCGCCAAAAACGGAAATCCCAAGGCAGCCAACTTCCCCATGCCTATAATCCACAAGGAAGGGCATAAGTACGATGTTTCCTATTCGGGACTAAAAACCGCCGTTATAAATCAGATAGACCAATTTTGGAATAAGGACTTTGAAAAAACACCCGAGAACATTGCAGCCGCATTCCAAACAAGGGCTGTAAAAATTTTGCTTAAGCCCCTTTTAGATGCTTCGATAGATACGGGCTTAAAAACGATAGTAGCAGGCGGAGGAGTTGCGGCCAATTCTTTGTTGAGGGAAAAGCTTGCCGAGCACAAGGAATTAAAGTGCATCTTCCCCTCGCTTAAATTCTGTACGGATAATGCGGCGATGATTGCAGGACTCGGTTACCATTACCTAAAACGCGGAGACAGAACGCCCTTTACCGTCGAAGCCTCCGCCCGAGTTGAAGGCTTCAGCAAAAAAGGCAGGCAATAG
- a CDS encoding divergent polysaccharide deacetylase family protein has product MAKKSTKTGKTTKPAKKTGRKRRKKSKINYTGAIAGFLAVSVIMLAVFLFIIPSVKNKDETANKTQIAKEQEKIKEEKPKIAEKPPIESKAKDKHTEKTKETETQTAKNLPKEIEKPNKENKAKKPESPIITDKPKPQEQEPDASSYPIQDLPELPSKGKLIFVFDDAGHNLEQLQYFLDLPFPCTIAVLPKLPNSRETARRIRAAGKELILHQPMQAVNQNINPGEGAVKPGMSREEIKKIVASNVEEIGPIAGMNNHEGSLITSDEEAMEAVLELCREKNIYFLDSRTSSKSVVPQVAKKLNMSIWERAVFLDNKRDKAYMKKQIIDGLEIASQRGEAIMIGHVFTVDLAILLKEMYSDLTQEGYTFSTISKSKGK; this is encoded by the coding sequence ATGGCAAAAAAGAGTACCAAAACAGGAAAAACAACTAAGCCGGCAAAAAAAACCGGAAGAAAGAGAAGAAAAAAGTCAAAAATTAACTATACCGGAGCTATAGCCGGTTTTTTAGCGGTAAGTGTAATAATGCTCGCCGTATTTTTGTTTATAATTCCTTCGGTAAAAAATAAAGATGAAACAGCGAATAAAACTCAAATTGCCAAGGAACAAGAAAAAATAAAAGAAGAAAAGCCTAAAATTGCCGAAAAGCCTCCTATAGAAAGCAAGGCTAAAGATAAGCATACCGAAAAAACTAAGGAAACTGAAACGCAGACCGCAAAAAATCTGCCTAAAGAAATTGAAAAACCGAACAAAGAAAACAAGGCAAAAAAGCCTGAAAGTCCTATAATTACGGACAAGCCTAAACCTCAAGAACAAGAGCCTGACGCTTCGAGCTACCCTATTCAGGACCTGCCTGAGCTTCCTTCAAAAGGAAAGCTTATTTTTGTGTTTGACGATGCGGGACACAACTTAGAACAGTTACAGTATTTTTTAGATTTACCCTTTCCCTGTACCATAGCCGTTTTGCCTAAGCTGCCTAATTCAAGGGAAACGGCAAGAAGAATAAGAGCGGCCGGTAAGGAACTCATCCTTCATCAGCCGATGCAGGCTGTAAACCAAAATATAAATCCGGGAGAAGGAGCCGTTAAACCCGGCATGAGCCGTGAAGAGATAAAAAAAATCGTAGCTTCAAATGTAGAAGAAATCGGGCCCATAGCCGGAATGAATAACCACGAGGGCTCTCTTATCACATCCGACGAAGAAGCTATGGAAGCAGTGCTTGAATTGTGCAGAGAAAAAAACATATACTTTTTAGATTCCCGCACCAGCTCAAAAAGTGTTGTTCCTCAAGTTGCAAAAAAACTGAATATGAGCATTTGGGAAAGAGCCGTATTCCTTGATAATAAACGGGATAAGGCATATATGAAAAAACAAATTATAGACGGCTTGGAAATTGCCTCGCAAAGAGGTGAAGCGATTATGATAGGCCATGTATTTACCGTAGATCTTGCAATTCTTCTAAAAGAAATGTACTCCGATTTAACTCAAGAAGGATATACATTTTCCACAATTTCAAAATCAAAAGGGAAATAA
- a CDS encoding response regulator yields MPLFNKNISNFKLGKYLNSSNVAYIIFSSDYIPLFWSPAAERLLPEYLIKNTKVQIYDYLKKVLSEEEYIRLSIFMKNNPKTATFEAKFDKPSSLSSKTTLKCSFTRQNDGTFFVTIDDITKQKLKEQFLIIAKQDAEKANSMRSLFLANVSHEIRTPIQTIIGMMELIKDTNLDEEQSEYTRQVNFSAEVLLALVNDVLDFSKLESGNMTMERTVFNLTDSVEQTVDLISMEAHKKGLEIVVDISDKIPDFIYGDPARLQQVLLNFVKNAVKFTETGYVSVSVKVVLESKPNSTDTEKRFSILFEVSDTGIGVNNEQKSKIFKSFYQGNAAINRKYGGTGLGLAISKNIVTMMKGQIGIKDNIPKGSVFWFKIPLVPSKKKAPHESTLLDKSTRFLIVDDNMQTRTILKRMLLKFGFEDIALVSSGEQAIEIMKTAAEHKSPFNVVFIDMVMPKMDGWRLGAEIHNDDTLAASKLFLMIPEGSLGRDAKMKLLEWFDGYLYKPLKSRIVFHLINDLYRKFASSSENDDVSELEPVEAGTQSQQNGNVHTSDEDNFFGCKVLVVDDHPVNQKLLKIILEKANCTVNTANDGENAIKEASKEEFDIIFMDIQMPGINGYEATQILREKGYSKPIIACTAGSQDNERKLCESMGLNDIIKKPFNKKQLFEMVKKYYKK; encoded by the coding sequence GTGCCTCTCTTTAATAAAAATATTTCAAATTTTAAACTGGGAAAATACTTAAACTCATCAAATGTAGCATACATAATCTTTTCGTCTGACTATATTCCTCTGTTTTGGAGTCCTGCGGCGGAAAGACTTTTACCGGAATACTTGATTAAAAATACAAAAGTACAAATATACGATTATTTAAAAAAAGTTTTATCTGAAGAGGAGTATATCAGACTCTCCATATTTATGAAAAACAATCCCAAAACGGCAACTTTTGAAGCCAAATTCGATAAACCCTCAAGCCTTTCGAGTAAAACTACTTTAAAATGCAGCTTTACTCGGCAAAATGACGGTACTTTTTTTGTAACCATCGACGACATTACCAAACAAAAACTAAAAGAACAGTTTTTGATAATTGCAAAACAGGATGCAGAAAAAGCAAACAGCATGAGGAGCCTTTTTTTGGCCAATGTAAGCCATGAAATAAGGACTCCTATCCAAACAATAATAGGCATGATGGAGCTTATAAAAGATACAAACTTGGATGAAGAACAGAGCGAATACACCCGCCAAGTCAATTTTAGCGCCGAAGTTTTGCTTGCACTTGTAAACGACGTTTTGGATTTTTCAAAACTCGAAAGCGGAAATATGACAATGGAAAGAACGGTTTTTAACCTGACCGATTCAGTTGAGCAGACCGTAGATTTAATTTCGATGGAAGCTCATAAAAAAGGATTGGAAATTGTTGTAGACATAAGCGATAAAATTCCCGACTTTATATATGGGGATCCGGCAAGGCTGCAACAGGTTCTTTTAAACTTTGTAAAAAATGCAGTTAAGTTTACCGAAACAGGCTATGTTTCGGTTTCGGTAAAGGTGGTTCTTGAAAGCAAACCAAACAGTACCGATACTGAAAAACGATTTTCCATTCTTTTTGAAGTTTCAGATACGGGAATAGGAGTCAATAACGAACAAAAATCAAAAATATTCAAGTCCTTTTATCAGGGGAATGCTGCAATAAACAGAAAATACGGAGGAACAGGCCTAGGCCTGGCAATTTCTAAAAATATTGTAACTATGATGAAGGGACAAATAGGAATAAAAGACAATATTCCAAAAGGCTCCGTTTTTTGGTTTAAGATTCCCTTAGTTCCTTCAAAGAAAAAAGCACCTCATGAAAGTACCTTATTGGACAAGAGTACCAGATTTTTAATCGTTGACGATAATATGCAAACCAGAACTATTTTAAAGCGAATGCTTTTAAAATTCGGTTTTGAAGACATAGCCTTGGTCAGCTCCGGAGAGCAGGCAATCGAAATTATGAAAACTGCGGCCGAGCATAAAAGCCCCTTTAATGTAGTCTTCATAGATATGGTTATGCCTAAGATGGACGGATGGCGCCTTGGAGCCGAAATTCACAATGATGATACTCTTGCAGCCTCAAAACTATTTTTGATGATTCCGGAAGGTAGTCTTGGAAGAGATGCAAAGATGAAACTTTTAGAGTGGTTTGACGGCTATCTCTATAAACCTTTAAAATCAAGAATAGTCTTTCATCTGATTAACGATCTCTATCGAAAATTCGCATCATCTTCAGAAAATGACGATGTTTCCGAACTTGAGCCGGTTGAAGCAGGAACCCAAAGTCAACAAAATGGAAATGTACATACTTCCGATGAAGATAACTTTTTCGGCTGTAAAGTTTTGGTTGTAGACGATCATCCTGTAAACCAAAAATTATTAAAGATTATTTTGGAAAAAGCTAACTGTACTGTAAACACGGCAAATGACGGAGAAAATGCCATTAAAGAGGCATCAAAAGAAGAATTTGATATTATATTTATGGACATACAGATGCCCGGTATAAACGGATACGAAGCTACACAAATTTTGAGAGAAAAGGGATATTCAAAACCCATTATTGCCTGTACCGCCGGTTCTCAAGACAACGAACGAAAATTATGCGAATCTATGGGATTAAACGATATAATAAAAAAGCCCTTTAACAAAAAACAGCTTTTTGAAATGGTAAAAAAATATTATAAAAAGTAG
- a CDS encoding response regulator produces MKQVLLIGIAPTLRYYITKKLQDVGIYVIYAETVIEAINIMKQQPVMLIIIDYSFSRDALFNFFAEKQKTPTFAPIPSIVLGRKIAKVDISLLVSYGVKKVISKPVKVDELLSTIGIILETTFPIDPTPCILETRVNEDVIFIELAQGLNRDKLELLQFRIIELIESYKLVEAKILIILTDLNLTYADTTNLEYLIDNILAVKVVSPKNVKLLTLNQFVKDFFSQNPDYNMIEVVENLGQALSALLQTTEDKRAVAQTMLNADNERNENTSNLETRFKLDTAEKLSIAVVDDDLVIRKMMTAIFSGLNAEVELFENGEDFLNKIKNDVYDVVFLDMIMPGMSGIDVLKGAKTKGITTPFVILSSVTQRDTVIKALEKGAKRYILKPIKKETVLRKMEEVLGASL; encoded by the coding sequence ATGAAACAAGTTTTATTGATAGGGATAGCCCCTACTTTACGCTATTATATTACAAAAAAATTACAAGATGTAGGCATTTATGTAATTTATGCCGAAACAGTTATAGAAGCCATTAATATTATGAAGCAGCAGCCTGTGATGCTCATAATAATAGACTATAGTTTTAGTAGAGATGCCTTATTTAATTTCTTTGCCGAAAAACAAAAAACACCGACCTTTGCCCCAATTCCTTCAATAGTATTGGGAAGAAAAATAGCCAAAGTCGACATAAGTCTGTTGGTCTCATACGGAGTAAAAAAAGTAATTTCAAAGCCTGTAAAAGTTGATGAACTTTTATCCACAATAGGCATAATTTTAGAGACGACATTTCCCATAGATCCCACCCCCTGTATTTTGGAAACACGGGTAAATGAAGATGTTATATTTATAGAATTGGCACAAGGTTTAAACAGAGATAAACTTGAACTTCTTCAATTTAGAATTATAGAACTCATCGAGTCTTATAAACTTGTCGAAGCTAAAATTTTAATTATATTGACCGACTTAAATTTAACCTATGCCGATACAACTAACTTGGAATATTTGATAGATAACATACTAGCCGTAAAAGTAGTGTCTCCCAAAAATGTAAAACTTCTCACCCTCAATCAATTTGTAAAGGACTTCTTTTCGCAGAACCCCGACTATAATATGATTGAAGTTGTAGAAAACCTTGGACAGGCCCTTTCCGCTCTTTTACAAACAACCGAAGATAAGAGAGCCGTAGCTCAAACAATGCTGAATGCCGATAATGAACGCAATGAAAACACAAGCAATCTTGAAACACGTTTTAAACTGGACACGGCCGAAAAACTATCTATAGCTGTAGTGGATGATGATTTAGTGATACGCAAAATGATGACCGCTATTTTTTCGGGCTTAAATGCTGAAGTAGAGCTTTTTGAAAACGGGGAAGATTTTTTAAATAAGATAAAAAATGACGTTTACGATGTTGTATTCCTTGATATGATTATGCCCGGCATGAGCGGAATAGACGTTTTAAAAGGAGCAAAAACGAAGGGTATCACAACTCCGTTTGTTATCCTTTCTTCTGTCACTCAAAGGGACACCGTTATCAAAGCCCTGGAAAAAGGAGCTAAACGATACATATTAAAACCTATAAAGAAAGAAACTGTTTTACGCAAAATGGAGGAAGTTCTGGGTGCCTCTCTTTAA
- a CDS encoding DJ-1 family glyoxalase III has translation MKKAFLFLANGFEDVEALTPIDYLRRAGINLITVGVGGKTIVSSHKVPITCDIVLEETLQIEEELIAVILPGGLPNSSTLAGSEAVREFAKKTLTSGGIVAAICAAPALALGSWGLLEGKNYTCYPGMGQDLSTKPKSGERVIRDGNIITACAAGAAEEFAFAIVEAVCGKTALNKLKTEVVAR, from the coding sequence ATGAAAAAAGCTTTTTTATTTTTGGCAAACGGATTTGAAGATGTTGAGGCTCTTACGCCCATAGATTATTTAAGAAGAGCCGGTATAAATTTGATTACTGTCGGCGTCGGAGGGAAAACTATAGTTTCTTCTCACAAGGTTCCTATAACCTGTGATATTGTGTTGGAAGAAACCTTGCAAATTGAAGAAGAACTGATTGCCGTTATTCTTCCGGGCGGTCTTCCTAACAGCAGCACTTTGGCCGGCTCAGAGGCTGTCAGAGAATTTGCAAAAAAGACCCTTACAAGCGGGGGAATCGTCGCTGCAATCTGTGCGGCTCCGGCCCTTGCCCTGGGCTCTTGGGGCCTTTTAGAAGGAAAAAACTATACCTGCTACCCCGGAATGGGACAAGATTTGAGTACAAAACCCAAGTCCGGCGAAAGGGTCATCAGGGACGGAAACATAATAACGGCCTGCGCAGCAGGAGCCGCCGAAGAATTTGCCTTCGCAATTGTAGAAGCTGTTTGCGGAAAAACCGCATTAAATAAACTTAAAACCGAGGTGGTAGCACGATAA
- a CDS encoding class I SAM-dependent methyltransferase: MGKLADWFENETFWAEYAPIMFDTQRWAEAPTVAESVLRIIGVPVDNAGISILDAGCGPGRIAIELAIRKAKVTGIDLIRPFLNAAMDSAQDEGVDIELIQGDLRKFVRPEAFDAAISMYTSFGYCSTIEEDMQILKNIAQSIKPNGWFILEMTGREIAVRDFTEGEWFERGGFTVLTEYSVEGAWEGLRSRWILYDGQGRKADHSYVQRLYSAVELKRLMLAAGFSSVEIYGDFDFSPYNEKARTMVLIARK; this comes from the coding sequence ATGGGAAAACTTGCAGATTGGTTTGAAAATGAAACTTTTTGGGCGGAGTATGCTCCGATTATGTTTGATACGCAGAGATGGGCTGAAGCTCCTACCGTTGCGGAATCTGTTTTGAGGATAATAGGCGTTCCTGTGGATAATGCAGGGATTTCAATCTTGGATGCGGGTTGCGGACCCGGAAGGATTGCCATCGAGCTTGCAATAAGAAAGGCTAAGGTTACGGGCATCGACTTAATCCGCCCTTTTTTAAATGCGGCTATGGATTCGGCCCAAGATGAGGGCGTCGACATAGAGCTTATTCAGGGGGATTTGCGTAAATTTGTCCGGCCTGAAGCCTTTGATGCGGCTATCAGCATGTATACGAGCTTCGGCTATTGCAGCACAATCGAAGAAGATATGCAAATCTTAAAAAACATAGCCCAATCCATAAAGCCTAACGGCTGGTTCATTCTCGAGATGACGGGAAGAGAGATAGCCGTGCGGGATTTTACCGAAGGCGAATGGTTTGAGCGGGGCGGTTTTACTGTCTTAACCGAATATTCCGTTGAAGGAGCTTGGGAGGGTTTACGTTCCCGCTGGATTCTTTATGATGGGCAGGGCAGGAAGGCCGACCACAGCTATGTTCAGCGTCTTTATTCAGCAGTGGAGTTAAAAAGGCTTATGTTGGCAGCCGGCTTTTCTTCGGTAGAGATATACGGTGATTTTGATTTTTCGCCCTATAACGAAAAGGCAAGAACTATGGTGCTCATAGCGAGAAAGTAG
- a CDS encoding MBL fold metallo-hydrolase: MENNSVDGIVLYEDADHKFIWLGSESKQRKGAVQTMQYLIIDRGRGVLLDPGGVHLFSRVVTAISRFISVDKIDTIFFSHQDPDVSSGIALWLGITKAKIYISSLWVRFMPHFGIVDLSRMVPIPDKGMSISLPSGSNMKCIPSHFMHSPGQFGLYDEHSRILFTGDIGAAVFDDDNETTFVEDFEKHLPLIEGFHIRYMASNKIVSKWVEMIRLLKPAMIAPQHGAIYKDEQVDNFLNWLSGLKCGTDYIENLF, encoded by the coding sequence ATGGAAAATAACAGCGTTGACGGTATTGTTTTATATGAAGATGCAGATCATAAATTTATATGGCTGGGCTCGGAAAGTAAACAGAGAAAGGGTGCTGTTCAAACAATGCAGTACCTTATCATAGACAGAGGCCGAGGAGTTCTTCTTGACCCGGGCGGAGTTCATCTTTTTTCCAGAGTTGTTACGGCTATAAGCCGCTTTATTTCCGTTGATAAAATCGATACTATTTTCTTTTCACATCAAGACCCCGATGTTTCTTCCGGTATAGCTTTATGGCTGGGTATTACAAAGGCGAAAATATATATTTCTTCGCTTTGGGTTCGATTTATGCCCCACTTCGGTATAGTTGATCTTTCAAGAATGGTTCCGATACCGGATAAAGGAATGAGCATATCGCTTCCTTCAGGTTCAAATATGAAGTGTATTCCTTCACATTTTATGCATTCTCCGGGGCAATTCGGTTTATACGATGAACACTCCCGTATTCTTTTTACCGGGGATATAGGAGCTGCCGTTTTTGATGATGACAATGAAACTACTTTTGTAGAAGATTTTGAAAAACATCTTCCTTTGATTGAGGGCTTTCATATCAGATATATGGCTTCCAATAAGATTGTCAGCAAATGGGTAGAAATGATACGCCTGTTAAAACCGGCTATGATTGCACCTCAGCATGGTGCGATATATAAGGACGAACAAGTAGATAACTTTTTAAATTGGCTTTCCGGTTTAAAATGCGGTACGGATTATATCGAAAACCTGTTTTAA
- a CDS encoding methyl-accepting chemotaxis protein has translation MVDEQNIVDNFGDLIDKIVVQYNKGIILDFVTTHSFKIIDEAMDNLQDKFDTILSAFEEIQKESSSSASNANYVDEILSNVLEKRNVIQEEIHERVDEIEATAENAENAASAFEVLKDRTAEVEDMLSGIKDVSVKTGILAINASIEAARAGSVGNGFRIIANEVRSLATQTGDFAKKIESKLEELNKSVDEINNSMTGFIELFSKFRKSFNGVLANFDENSVTLKEAGSSLAEITASIKEQDITIREGFLSLKKIDNFLRDTSTILDAVQTSHEHLGTLLQQN, from the coding sequence ATGGTTGACGAACAGAACATTGTCGATAATTTTGGTGACTTAATAGATAAAATTGTTGTACAATATAATAAGGGCATTATTCTTGATTTTGTAACCACCCATTCATTTAAAATTATTGACGAAGCTATGGATAATTTGCAGGATAAGTTTGACACCATCCTTTCCGCTTTTGAAGAAATACAAAAGGAAAGTAGTTCTTCTGCATCTAATGCCAATTATGTCGATGAAATTCTTTCTAATGTTTTAGAAAAAAGAAATGTAATTCAAGAAGAAATTCATGAGCGGGTTGACGAAATTGAAGCTACTGCAGAAAATGCGGAAAATGCAGCTTCCGCTTTTGAGGTGCTAAAGGATAGGACTGCGGAAGTTGAGGATATGTTGTCCGGTATTAAGGATGTTTCCGTAAAGACCGGCATTCTTGCAATCAATGCTTCGATTGAAGCCGCCCGTGCCGGAAGTGTAGGAAACGGTTTTAGAATTATCGCCAATGAGGTTCGCTCTCTTGCAACCCAAACCGGAGATTTTGCAAAAAAAATCGAATCAAAACTGGAAGAATTAAATAAATCGGTTGATGAAATAAATAACAGTATGACCGGTTTTATAGAACTTTTTTCAAAATTCAGAAAATCCTTTAACGGCGTATTGGCTAATTTTGATGAGAACTCGGTAACTCTTAAAGAAGCGGGTTCTTCGCTGGCAGAAATAACCGCTTCCATAAAAGAACAGGATATTACCATAAGAGAAGGCTTTTTGTCATTAAAGAAGATAGATAACTTTTTGCGTGATACCTCGACAATTCTTGATGCAGTCCAAACAAGCCATGAACATCTGGGAACCTTACTGCAGCAAAACTAA
- a CDS encoding Rpn family recombination-promoting nuclease/putative transposase, which translates to MSTANRKYKDSVFVDLFSEDEKAKDNFLSLYNALHGTNLQLSCPVENIKLDNVMYMNIINDVSCLVDGKIIVLAEHQSTVNENMPLRFLQYIARLYEKLQAPTDRYLRKLSKIPTPEFYVFYNGTEDYPETTKLKLSDAFITKPEQVSLELTVQVLNINTDKANKILTACKPLEEYSLFVEEVRKQMQLDSENGFTNAVKICIEKGILKEYLQRKAKEVINMLVAEYDYDTDIAVQREESLRIGIQQGIEQGFSDGSYQKALETAKILKQFGDSTTKIEQATGLSKEEIEAL; encoded by the coding sequence ATGAGTACGGCAAATAGAAAATACAAAGATTCGGTGTTTGTAGACCTTTTCAGTGAAGACGAAAAGGCGAAAGATAATTTTTTATCGCTATATAATGCCTTGCATGGTACGAACCTACAACTTTCGTGCCCTGTAGAAAATATAAAGCTTGATAACGTCATGTATATGAACATAATCAATGATGTTTCCTGCCTTGTAGATGGTAAAATTATTGTTCTTGCAGAACACCAATCGACTGTAAATGAAAACATGCCTCTACGCTTTTTACAATATATAGCAAGACTGTACGAAAAACTGCAAGCACCGACAGACAGGTATTTGAGAAAATTATCAAAAATACCTACGCCTGAATTTTATGTTTTTTACAACGGTACAGAAGACTATCCTGAAACTACAAAGCTAAAGTTATCGGATGCCTTTATTACAAAACCTGAACAAGTGTCTTTGGAGTTGACGGTGCAGGTTTTAAACATTAATACTGACAAGGCAAACAAAATCCTAACGGCGTGTAAACCGCTTGAAGAATACAGCCTCTTTGTAGAAGAGGTAAGAAAGCAAATGCAGCTCGATTCTGAAAACGGCTTTACCAATGCAGTAAAAATATGTATAGAAAAAGGAATCTTAAAAGAATACTTACAAAGAAAGGCCAAGGAGGTAATAAACATGTTAGTAGCAGAATACGACTATGATACGGACATCGCAGTACAAAGAGAAGAAAGCCTAAGGATTGGCATACAACAAGGAATTGAACAAGGCTTTTCCGACGGCTCTTACCAAAAAGCTCTTGAAACGGCAAAGATATTAAAACAGTTCGGCGATTCCACTACGAAAATAGAGCAAGCCACAGGCCTCAGTAAAGAAGAAATAGAAGCCTTATAA
- a CDS encoding SPFH domain-containing protein translates to MKKRTSFLIWLFILIALGGTAFFFGWMQFSVPAGSYGVMLSKSGGYHDRLIIPGEFMWRWERLVPTNSKILTFNLKAQDIEYKNEGALPSADKFGLVMEQKNDFRWKFALKISASVKPESLINLVKNASIKTQGDLDDFIRTRVEEAAQKSANEFIEYFLSNPEEYEKLKFQYAAFNDKITSDLKNRENAEIEIVSVELSSDFVIPDLKLYTTIRDVYSEYEKARSKVFTDLMIEEGKSAAGSKFRMNDLKEWGELLKQYPQLIDFLAVARSDASETLKALRELKAKMSGAQVSGTQGGGQ, encoded by the coding sequence ATGAAAAAAAGAACTTCATTTTTAATTTGGCTTTTTATTTTGATTGCCTTAGGCGGCACGGCCTTTTTTTTCGGGTGGATGCAGTTTTCCGTTCCTGCCGGATCTTACGGCGTAATGCTTTCAAAGTCGGGAGGCTATCATGACAGGCTCATTATTCCGGGCGAATTTATGTGGCGATGGGAGAGGCTTGTTCCGACCAATTCAAAAATTCTTACCTTTAATTTAAAAGCCCAAGACATTGAGTATAAAAATGAAGGTGCCCTTCCTTCCGCTGATAAATTCGGTTTGGTGATGGAACAAAAAAACGATTTCCGCTGGAAGTTTGCTCTAAAGATTTCGGCTTCCGTAAAGCCTGAAAGTTTAATAAACCTTGTAAAAAATGCTTCGATAAAAACCCAAGGTGATTTGGACGATTTTATTAGAACAAGAGTCGAAGAAGCCGCTCAAAAATCCGCAAACGAATTTATCGAATATTTTTTATCCAATCCTGAAGAATATGAAAAACTGAAATTTCAATATGCGGCCTTTAACGATAAAATCACTTCGGATTTAAAAAACAGGGAGAATGCCGAAATTGAAATTGTTTCGGTTGAGCTTTCTTCCGATTTTGTAATTCCCGATTTAAAACTGTATACAACAATAAGGGATGTTTATTCGGAGTATGAAAAAGCAAGGAGCAAGGTCTTTACCGACCTTATGATCGAAGAAGGAAAATCCGCTGCCGGTTCAAAATTCCGAATGAATGATCTAAAAGAATGGGGCGAGCTTTTAAAGCAGTATCCCCAGCTTATCGACTTTTTGGCCGTAGCTAGAAGCGATGCGAGCGAAACACTTAAGGCTTTGCGTGAGCTTAAAGCTAAGATGAGCGGCGCTCAGGTCAGCGGTACTCAAGGCGGCGGGCAATAG